A genomic window from Nitrospira sp. includes:
- a CDS encoding PilZ domain-containing protein — MPRQSRSAESVTERRKYVRATLIGSALVSPQSGAKGFTAVLDNVNKIGAGLHSKETLPIGAKITVSLAFLDADLVEQQEKLTATVAWAKPWEKGTLLGVVWDDLVTKETNRWLYYYLEETLKSSS, encoded by the coding sequence ATGCCGCGTCAGTCTCGTTCAGCCGAGAGTGTCACCGAACGTCGAAAGTATGTCCGCGCGACCTTGATCGGGTCGGCCCTGGTCTCGCCCCAGAGCGGCGCCAAGGGATTTACCGCGGTCCTCGACAACGTCAATAAGATCGGGGCTGGACTGCATTCCAAGGAAACCCTGCCGATCGGGGCGAAAATCACCGTGTCTTTGGCGTTTCTTGATGCCGATCTGGTCGAGCAGCAGGAGAAGCTGACCGCGACGGTGGCTTGGGCCAAGCCTTGGGAAAAGGGGACGTTGCTCGGTGTGGTGTGGGATGATTTGGTGACGAAGGAAACGAACCGCTGGTTGTATTACTATCTTGAAGAGACCTTGAAGTCGAGCTCCTAA